The Garra rufa chromosome 8, GarRuf1.0, whole genome shotgun sequence genome has a segment encoding these proteins:
- the LOC141340855 gene encoding uncharacterized protein: protein MPLYCNTTVPYDEQGDGTSDDHETAQMEPLQLPLQYSDACTQWEVQALTDHTYASGDKIMLHKATQFHSEDPLALSILKNDTSSLLYTGFTLSVFKEHVKYLQQFYTSKFKMHVMDQILMTMMKLKLNLLQGDLAERFDVSQSAVSRIISYWIDAMEEHMRVYIPWLPRETVRSTMPQCFKENFPNTTCIIDCSETILQKAHNLDSRGESYSHYYSNNTLKYLVAIAPCGLIMFISPAYGGRCSDKFITQESGFLDYLQPGDEVMADRGFTIRDLLFEREVNLIMPAFTLKGGQLSDEDVTATRRIANVRIHVERVIRRLKVFKIVSQTVPINMAHKMDKILRVCAALVNMQGDIIHENTE, encoded by the exons ATGCCACTGTACTGCAACACCACGGTGCCAT ATGATGAGCAAGGTGACGGCACCTCTGATGACCATGAGACTGCACAAATGGAGCCATTGCAGCTGCCTCTTCAGTACAGTGATGCCTGCACTCAGTGGGAGGTCCAGGCATTGACAGACCACACTTATGCCTCAGGGGATAAAATAATGTTGCACAAGGCAACACAGTTCCACAGCGAAGATCCCTTAGCCCTTTCCATTCTCAAGAATGATACTAGCTCTCTATTGTACACTGGGTTCACCCTTAGTGTCTTTAAAGAACATGTTAAATATCTCCAGCAGTTCTACACTTCCAAGTTTAAGATGCACGTAATGGATCAAATTCTGATGACCATGATGAAGTTGAAGTTGAATTTACTTCAGGGAGATCTTGCTGAACGCTTTGATGTATCCCAGAGTGCAGTAAGCCGAATTATTTCCTACTGGATTGATGCaatggaggagcacatgagagtCTACATTCCATGGCTACCACGGGAAACAGTCCGCAGCACAATGCCTCAATGCTTTAAGGAAAACTTCCCAAACACCACCTGCATTATTGACTGCTCTGAGACAATTCTGCAAAAAGCACACAATCTTGACTCCAGAGGGgagtcatacagtcattattattCAAACAATACTTTGAAATATTTAGTTGCCATTGCCCCCTGTGGACTCATTATGTTCATCTCCCCTGCTTATGGGGGAAGATGCAGTGACAAGTTCATTACCCAAGAATCTGGCTTCCTGGACTATCTCCAGCCGGGTGACGAAGTGATGGCTGACAGAGGCTTCACCATTCGTGATTTGCTGTTTGAGAGAGAGGTAAACCTTATCATGCCAGCATTTACTCTAAAAGGTGGTCAGTTGTCTGACGAGGATGTTACAGCCACAAGGAGGATCGCAAATGTTCGCATACATGTGGAAAGAGTGATCAGACGGCTCAAGGTGTTCAAAATTGTTTCTCAGACTGTCCCTATTAACATGGCACACAAAATGGACAAAATCCTCAGAGTGTGTGCAGCACTTGTAAACATGCAAGGTGACATCATCCATGAGAACACAGAATAA
- the LOC141340746 gene encoding uncharacterized protein, with amino-acid sequence MSSCELNKNTRRCHQQRLATHLSCRLYQTCDHAVLLSGGWQEQITYQQHVKNLQLFYQMLRNNGFHKDHIKAFFAGNGQVAAKETEVMYPATEKEVIRNHISYICRKQHCVDSLVLYLNSPTRNDGTMLLWDRNNNGIADLKERYSVGELLADLAGCKASRVLLFVEQSYSGVLSKRLMGSLKHVNVVLLNGLPMVHTAELWASLQPSECLVDHLSKSSTTPRLSDAALGLLNVTLAGAPCNSTPPLTETEMRKEYMGCQNLPTALWYQKRPKTNNSRN; translated from the exons ATGTCCAGTTGTGAGCTCAATAAAAACACCCGCCGGTGCCATCAGCAACGCCTGGCCACACACCTGTCCTGCCGCCTCTACCAGACCTGTGATCATGCTGTTCTCCTGTCAG GTGGCTGGCAGGAACAGATAACATACCAACAACATGTGAAGAACCTGCAGCTCTTCTACCAGATGCTAAGGAACAACGGCTTCCATAAGGACCACATAAAGGCATTCTTTGCTGGGAATGGACAGGTAGCAG CTAAAGAGACGGAGGTGATGTATCCAGCCACGGAGAAAGAGGTGATCAGGAATCACATTTCCTACATCTGCCGAAAACAGCACTGTGTGGATTCTCTGGTTCTGTACCTCAACAGCCCCACACGCAACGACGGCACCATGCTGCTCTGGGACCGCAATAACAACGGCATT GCAGATCTGAAGGAGCGTTACTCTGTGGGTGAACTGTTGGCGGATCTGGCCGGGTGCAAAGCTAGTCGGGTGCTGCTCTTTGTGGAGCAGAGCTACAGTGGAGTCCTCAGCAAGAGGCTGATGGGATCTCTCAAACATGTCAATGTCGTGCTGCTGAACGGCCTGCCCATGGTGCACACAGCTGAGCTCTGGGCCTCTCTGCAACCATCTGAGTGCCTCGTAGACCACCTCAGTAAG AGTTCTACAACGCCCCGACTGTCTGATGCCGCTCTAGGATTGCTGAACGTGACTCTGGCCGGTGCTCCGTGTAACTCCACCCCTCCTCTCACCGAAACCGAAATGAGGAAGGAGTACATGGGCTGCCAGAACCTCCCCACAGCTCTGTGGTACCAAAAACGACCCAAGACCAACAACAGCAGGAATTGA